Proteins encoded in a region of the Rhodopirellula halodulae genome:
- a CDS encoding SCO family protein, producing the protein MKTFVHIGLILCTGVVLGLITRHFRSPGRTMDGPPPGEVVYTNDNAVIDNDTLSPEDVANDTPSKPPEDVAWLSEFELLERSGELVSTRDLKGMPYVVSFFFSTCPSICVSQNQKLKELQDEFEGRGVRFVAISVDPETDTPEVLREYAARFGADEDQWLFLTGELNYIRRIGAEIFQQPVNKQFHTERFVLVDRQGKIEGFYNWPEKRQFAELKESIESMLDQDASS; encoded by the coding sequence ATGAAAACCTTTGTTCACATCGGATTGATCCTTTGCACGGGAGTCGTGCTGGGTTTGATCACTCGCCATTTTCGATCGCCAGGCCGCACGATGGATGGACCTCCGCCGGGCGAAGTCGTTTACACGAACGACAACGCGGTGATCGACAACGACACTCTTTCGCCCGAAGACGTGGCCAACGACACGCCGTCCAAGCCACCCGAAGACGTCGCTTGGCTCAGTGAATTTGAACTGCTCGAACGCAGTGGCGAATTGGTGTCCACGCGAGACCTGAAGGGCATGCCTTACGTGGTCAGTTTTTTCTTCAGCACCTGCCCCAGCATCTGCGTCAGCCAAAATCAGAAACTGAAAGAACTGCAGGATGAATTCGAAGGACGCGGTGTCCGATTTGTCGCGATCTCGGTCGACCCTGAGACGGACACGCCTGAAGTTCTTCGCGAATACGCGGCGAGGTTTGGCGCCGACGAAGACCAATGGCTGTTTCTGACTGGTGAACTGAATTACATTCGCCGCATCGGAGCGGAGATCTTCCAACAACCCGTCAACAAACAATTCCACACCGAGCGTTTTGTGTTGGTTGACAGGCAGGGAAAGATTGAAGGCTTTTACAACTGGCCTGAGAAACGCCAATTCGCAGAATTGAAAGAGAGCATTGAATCGATGCTCGACCAAGACGCCTCTTCATAG
- a CDS encoding DUF2786 domain-containing protein, translated as MNFIWNDGGRSTSGFVGLAGDCVTRAIAIATGLNYRDVYNSLGKAANKTVRNGVACSVGDDFLRQRGWNVEPGGDLPFQMEHLPRGVVVTHLEKRDSRRGGHFCCVIDHEIHDTWNPMDDGDYVIVGYWIHSGAKTGDDKLSRAPLRPRDDKQELTQNEFEKILKRLRALDTTASNHASTEGEKRNALRMMQSLMLRHNLSRDDITDDDNVENVSYTRMACPVNGRRACTWEKSLAAYVCDEMFPMVQWYYGRKQNRTLFWFYGPVDDVQNCIALFRELLLTIATAAQLQYGGYSRGSGASYAEGYVRGMPKQLSEPAPETSADHIFSQSALIHVRTLAVHQAALDWLRLECGISLVTTRGSGRGQHDPEAANRGKRHGSKHDLSSVAGRKRITHSNR; from the coding sequence GTGAATTTCATTTGGAATGATGGCGGGCGTTCGACGTCAGGATTTGTTGGCTTGGCCGGAGACTGCGTGACTCGCGCCATCGCGATCGCAACCGGATTGAACTACCGCGACGTTTACAACTCACTGGGGAAAGCGGCCAACAAAACGGTTCGCAACGGAGTGGCCTGCTCGGTCGGCGACGACTTCCTTCGCCAGCGTGGTTGGAACGTGGAACCAGGCGGCGATCTCCCGTTCCAAATGGAACACCTGCCTCGTGGCGTCGTTGTCACGCACTTGGAGAAACGAGATTCGCGTCGCGGAGGGCATTTCTGCTGTGTGATCGATCACGAGATTCATGACACATGGAACCCAATGGACGATGGCGACTACGTCATTGTCGGTTACTGGATTCATTCCGGTGCCAAGACTGGTGACGACAAACTTTCACGAGCCCCACTGCGTCCGCGAGACGACAAACAGGAACTGACGCAGAACGAGTTTGAGAAGATTCTGAAACGATTGCGGGCGTTGGACACCACGGCCAGCAACCACGCCAGCACGGAAGGAGAGAAACGCAACGCTCTTCGGATGATGCAGAGTTTGATGCTGCGTCACAATTTGTCTCGCGATGACATCACAGACGACGACAACGTCGAGAATGTCTCCTACACGCGGATGGCGTGCCCGGTCAACGGACGTCGCGCGTGCACGTGGGAGAAGTCGCTGGCCGCCTACGTGTGCGATGAAATGTTTCCGATGGTGCAGTGGTACTACGGACGCAAGCAAAACCGAACGCTGTTTTGGTTCTACGGTCCCGTTGACGACGTGCAGAATTGCATCGCCTTGTTTCGCGAACTGCTACTGACAATCGCCACCGCGGCGCAGCTGCAATACGGCGGCTACTCACGTGGCAGCGGCGCCTCGTATGCGGAAGGTTACGTTCGCGGCATGCCCAAACAACTTTCTGAGCCGGCTCCTGAAACGTCAGCCGATCACATCTTCAGCCAATCCGCTTTGATTCATGTACGAACGCTGGCGGTGCATCAGGCCGCATTGGATTGGCTGCGTTTGGAGTGTGGCATTTCATTGGTGACCACACGCGGCAGCGGTCGCGGACAACACGATCCCGAAGCCGCGAACCGTGGAAAACGTCACGGTTCGAAACATGATCTGTCGTCAGTCGCTGGCAGGAAGCGGATCACCCATTCCAACCGATGA
- a CDS encoding alpha/beta hydrolase — MIVCGPVSAQRPDRSGGIRSERSNRGGPSGGERSGGRTRNETSPVLDQEFIETKLPKGTRYISDVVFKTVDETELKLDLLLPENPSGESLPVAVWIHGGAWMRGNKARDLHRFDQLTSRLLQRKMAFVSIEYRLSGQASYPEPVRDCVDALAFLNRNRDEYHLDTDRMFLMGTSAGGHLVSLIGSAFNDLPAEFVSDPQQSLGTLLGVVDFYGPADLVFLQGKRDEIDYENDASPEARFLGHSPLTRPDLARAASPTNYVSEDSPPFLIFHGDEDTRVPMTQSVLLNSLLKSHGVSSKLVVVEGARHGDQKFDDEVYNNDVLEFVDSLLKRR; from the coding sequence ATGATTGTTTGCGGGCCAGTCTCCGCTCAACGCCCCGATCGATCGGGTGGTATCCGCAGTGAGCGAAGCAATCGCGGCGGCCCCAGCGGCGGCGAGCGATCCGGTGGTCGCACTCGCAACGAAACGTCTCCGGTCTTGGATCAGGAATTCATTGAAACGAAGCTGCCAAAGGGAACGCGATACATCAGCGATGTGGTCTTCAAGACCGTTGACGAAACGGAGTTGAAGCTCGACCTGCTGCTTCCTGAAAATCCATCCGGTGAATCGTTGCCGGTCGCGGTTTGGATTCACGGTGGAGCCTGGATGCGAGGCAACAAAGCCCGCGACCTGCATCGTTTCGATCAACTGACGTCACGCCTGCTCCAGCGAAAAATGGCCTTTGTTTCCATCGAGTATCGATTGTCCGGCCAAGCCAGCTATCCAGAACCCGTTCGCGACTGTGTCGACGCCCTGGCGTTTCTGAATCGCAATCGCGATGAGTATCACTTGGATACGGATCGGATGTTCTTGATGGGGACTTCGGCAGGAGGACATTTGGTTTCGTTGATCGGTTCCGCATTCAATGATTTGCCAGCGGAGTTTGTTTCGGACCCGCAGCAATCCCTGGGGACGCTGCTCGGTGTGGTGGATTTCTACGGTCCGGCTGACTTGGTTTTCTTGCAAGGCAAACGCGACGAAATCGACTACGAAAACGATGCTTCTCCGGAGGCTCGCTTTCTGGGGCATTCGCCACTGACTCGCCCTGATCTAGCTCGCGCCGCATCACCGACGAATTATGTGAGCGAAGACTCGCCGCCATTCTTGATCTTTCACGGTGACGAAGACACGCGTGTCCCAATGACGCAAAGCGTGTTATTGAACTCGCTACTGAAAAGTCACGGCGTGTCCAGCAAGTTGGTTGTCGTCGAAGGGGCTCGTCATGGTGATCAGAAGTTTGATGACGAGGTCTACAACAATGACGTGCTCGAGTTTGTCGATTCGTTGCTGAAAAGACGCTGA